CATGCAGGTTCTCATTCCTGAAAAACTCCACACACTGAGGCTCGTCTAAACTGGAAGTTGCTTGGTGTCCAAGCTGGCCGTATTCTCCTGAAAATACGAGAACATAGAGTTAGGAAAGCTCATTATTAACTGGTTGGTCTAAAAATGTCTGTCTGCTGTCAAACTTACCCCATCCCCAAGTGTAAAGATAGCCTGTTGCTGAATGAGAAAATATGCACTGAGTATCAGCTGCTCGTTCTAAAACAATAATTGGCAGCATAATTAATCTTCAACTGTATTCCTTACTTGTTACTGCAGCTGTGTGTCGGGATCCACAGCTGACTGCACTGATCTCACATGACGGACTGACATCGACCAGAGCTGGGAATGCCTGGATTGAAATGAACACTTCTTCATGTAGCTCTTCATCAGGACATGCGCTGAAACTGCCGCATTGTTCTCCTGTTCAATGCATTGAAGGATATTACTGTTAAATGAGCAACAAACGGAAAATTGAATTTTACTGGAGCCTGAGTAGGAAAGACTGAATGTTGGTAATCTGCTGGATTTAAGGGTTTACTTTCTAAAACATTCTGACAAACCTGCTTGCTGATCACTTTTCTGTTGTGAAGCTTTCCTCAAACCACTGTGATGGAAGTCCAAGTTGACCGCTTTCATTCCAGCCCCACACATAAAGGTCACCGCCATCTGAAATAAaagacattatttatttttttctccgcTTGGGGCCTGTGatgtaattatttgatttaaaacttaCCACCAACACAGACAGAGTGCCAGCCTCCTGCAGCCACAGACCTTATGGGCATCCCCCACAGAGCCTCCAGTGTCCTGGGCTCCTCCTCAGGGATGAGTCCTCCATGCCCCAACTGGCCGTGGCTATTAAAGAAACATGTCCGCTGACAAACCAAAACATGCACAAGAGAGTTTAGATCAGAATCCCCAGAAGTGCATGAGCTCTACCTGCCCTGACCCCAGGTGTAAacagctccagcagcagtcagaaGGATGGCGTGTTCTCCACCCAGTGCGAGGCTCTTGGCTTGGAAGTGAGAAGACAAGGAGCGGAAAATAGGGGGTTTAGAGGAAATGTATCCTCCAGGCACCAATGGCAAAGTCACACCTACAtgagaagacaaaaataaaaataacaaacaattACTGGGCAGCTATTTGATGCAAATCTGTCTCAGTTGTACAAACTCGGAAAGCAATATACCAGAGTTCTGTGACTGAGTCATCTCCATGCTCCATGATGGAGTCTTATCCTTGCTTTGCAGATCCCAGGATTCAATTCTGTCCGGGAAAGCAATGGTAAGGTGCGTTTCACTGATTACTGCATCTTGACAGCCACTGCTGTTCACTGTAACAGGACTGAAGGACTCATTGGAGATGGGTGCACAGAAACCAGCCAAGCGCACACAACTGTTCTCTGGAAGATCAGAAAACGCGGCAAGTTTATAGCCAGTCACTTTCTGTTCCATGCAttaaacatgcattaaagacaaagtattttctaaataataaacCTACCATCTAAAAACAAAGATGCTCTCCGACTCCAACTTGCTCTGATTTTACTTCTACCTACATGATTCACCAGCTCCACTGGATCGCATACTTTCTCTTGCCCCACAGCGCTGTTACTTTCTTCTTTCTCCGACTTCTCCGGCACACATATTTGAGCAAACGCATTGAAGCCAAACCCAAACCAGCGCATTTAGCTCGCTTTACTCCTTTGGCTTCCTTCGGAAGCTCCACGCAACGCTGAATCTGAAAACTGAACAGGAACCAACTGGAAGGACTGCGCATGCGCTTCTCCAACCACATGACAGCCGTGTTTTCGCTTACAATCGTAATCGACTACATGCAAGTTGTTTCGcagaaagtttattttcatgatCTTCAACATCTCCAGTAAAAACGATACAATACAAAACACACCAGGAATGTAGTGATTCGGCAAAAAATTGAAACCAAAAGTGACAATTTCAACTGGTGCAAAACAGTACATTTCTATGCAGGATTTAGGAAAACAAAGCATGATTTGTATTGATATAAACAAAGTAGATCAGTAACCAACAACCACATAGGTCAAGAACTATAGGCCCCTTTTGAGAACCAGCATCGGTATCCAGAGTAACTTTTTCATGTGCTTCAGCATCAGtctattaaaagaaatgtaggTAAATGAAAACGATTGTAGTCACACCGAAATACTTTGGACATTTACGTGAAGAATGGAGTGTTTTTCAGCTGGCTAGTTATTATATTAGTCATCTATGCATTGCCAGTGCGGATATTTAATCAGATCACAATAATTACCTGATAAGATTTAGCTTAAACGGATTACCTGTGATCCATGCTCAAACTGTATAGACAAAGGAAgtataagctaaaataaaacagttttattttagcatCTGTATGCTAGTCTGCAAACAGTGAGTCCTCAATGATTGCATATTTTTGGTAATAATGCACATCCTGAAGATGAAAGGATTAAGAAACTTTGAGTGCATTAAAGTGTCTATTAAAGGTTATTTGTGTCCACATGTGTTTATATGTTGAAATTGTAGAACCTGCTTTAATAAATGTTCTATTGCTTTTTCACCATATTTTGCTCAGATGAGATGTCCTCTTAATAACTCACTGCAGGCAAAAATTAAGATTTCTTCACTTTTCACTTCCAAAAGGCACATTCACACTCTGTAGGAGTGTTTTTCAGGGCTCAGTTCCTTTGCCCTTTTCCTTTTCTATCCTGTCTTCTCTGTTCCGAATGATGCCATACTCCACTGCTTTATTTAGACAGTTCTGAGCAACCTTGGAAACAGGACCTACTGCGCCTTCTCCTCCCTTTGCAAGGACAGTGAGTATCTCCAAAGCTTCACTCTCCATAAGAGTCTCAGCC
Above is a window of Xiphophorus hellerii strain 12219 chromosome 2, Xiphophorus_hellerii-4.1, whole genome shotgun sequence DNA encoding:
- the rccd1 gene encoding LOW QUALITY PROTEIN: RCC1 domain-containing protein 1 (The sequence of the model RefSeq protein was modified relative to this genomic sequence to represent the inferred CDS: deleted 1 base in 1 codon), producing the protein MRWFGFGFNAFAQICVPEKSEKEESNSAVGQEKVCDPVELVNHVGRSKIRASWSRRASLFLDENSCVRLAGFCAPISNESFSPVTVNSSGCQDAVISETHLTIAFPDRIESWDLQSKDKTPSWSMEMTQSQNSGVTLPLVPGGYISSKPPIFRSLSSHFQAKSLALGGEHAILLTAAGAVYTWGQGSHGQLGHGGLIPEEEPRTLEALWGMPIRSVAAGGWHSVCVGDGGDLYVWGWNESGQLGLPSQGLRKASQQKSDQQAGEQCGSFSACPDEELHEEVFISIQAFPALVDVSPSCEISAVSCGSRHTAAVTTTGYLYTWGWGEYGQLGHQATSSLDEPQCVEFFRNENLHVVDVVCGSWNTFTAAVKKEVLGLKNVPELPPVSTGNELWTTC